The nucleotide window TGGCCCGTCGGCTGGTGCTCGAACGGTATTTGTTGGAGCTCAATGAACTGAACAACCCCGTTTTGCTGGCGGAGGGAAAGACTACGGTGGACGGGAGAAATTGCCATTATCTCTTTATTACGCTCGCCAAGGGAGAAAAAATCCGTCTGGTTTACTTGGCGCAGCCGGACGGGACAACGAAAATCCTACAAATTAGTGCTTCTTAATCCCTACCTTTACCAGTTGGGGATTTAAGAGTTTGACCAGGTCCTGCGGGTCCATTTCCACCAGGAAGCCGCGCTTGCCGCCATTGATGTAGATTCTGGGCAGGTCCAGAATGGTCGCTTCCATATATACCGGCATCCGGTGCCGGATGCCGAAGGGTGAGGTCCCCCCGACCAAATAACCGCTGTGCTTATTGGCGGTTTCCGGAGTGCAAGGCTGGATTGTCTTCACGCCGAGAAGCCGGGCCAGTTCCTTGGTGGAAACCTCCAAATCGCCGTGCATCAAGATGATGAGGGGTTTTTTCTTTTCATCTTCCATAATCAACGTTTTGATGGTGGCGTGTTCGGGGATGCCCAATTCCCGCGCCGCGACCTCCGTCCCACCCCTGTCTTCATAGCGGTACAGATGTTCCGTGTAACTGACCTTTGCCGCCCGCAAAAAACGGATTGCCGGGGTAACCGGGTATTTTGCTTTATCTCCCATGGAAACACCAGCTTTCAGAATCTTTGTTATCCCTTACTAAACCTTTGGTATTATTTTACCTCTTCCTTGTTAAAGATTGTAGCAGAGCAATGAGTAAAGTAAGAAAATAAGAAGAATCATGTCTAAACCGGTGTCTGTTCCGGTAGCTGTCTTGCCGACGAAATTGTCCGGTGGAAGCAGCAAAAGACCACGTGGGTTATGATCCGTCCGGGGTTCTGCACATATGAAAAGAAGTTTTAATTAAAATAAAAAGGCTGCCTAAAGCGGCAGCTTTACAATTAGGTCAACCAACCATCAACCATGTAACAAAATCCGGTCATCGGTCAATTCCCGGCCGCTTTTCGCGGCGAACTTCGCCAGCAGGTCGTTGACGGTAAGCTTCTCCCTTTCTTTCCCCTTGAGATCAAGGATGATTTCCCCCCGGTCCATCATGATCGTGCGTTTACCCATGGCCAAGGCCTGTTTCATGTCGTGGGTGACCATCAGGACGGTTAATTGGTACTCCGCGACGATCCGGTCGGTAATGGCCATGATCTGCTGGGCCGTACTCGGGTCCAGGGCAGCCGTGTATTCATCCAGGAGGAGGAGCCGGGGATGGCCCATAGTGGCCATGAGCAGGGTAAGGGCTTGCCGCTGCCCGCCGGAGAGCAGTTTCACCGGGCAATCCAGGCGGTTTTCCAGGCCCAGTTCCAGTAAGGAAAGGAGGCGCTTAAATTCGGCCCGTCTGTTCTTGTCCAGTCCCGGCCGTAAACTCCGGCGCTGACCGCGTTTGACGGCCAGCGAAAGGTTCTCCTCGATCGTCATTTCGGCGGCCGTTCCTTGCAGGGGATCTTGAAAAACCCGGCCGACGAGGGACGCCCGTTTATAAACCGGCCAGTGGGTGACATCCTCGCCGTTAATCTCCACCGTTCCCGCATCCGGGAAAAGGGTACCGGCGATCAGGTTCAGCAGGGTGGATTTGCCCGCCCCGTTACTGCCGATAATCGTGATGAAATCGCCTTTGGGAACCTCCAGGTTAATATCCTTCAGGGCGTAATTCTCGTTGACCTTGCCGTAGTTAAAGATTTTGTGCAGATTAGTTAGTCTGAGCATCAGAAACGCCCCTTTCCATCAAGCGTTCGGCGAATTCGTCCTGGATCATGAAGTGGCGCAGGGTCGGGGCGCCGAGGGCCAGGATCACCAGCAGGGCCGTGACGATCTTTAGGTCGGTGGGGGCGAAGCCCAGCTGGAGAGCGACCGTGATCGCCAGGCGGTAGATGACGGAGCCAACGATCACGCCAAAGGTGGCATAGATTATTTTGCTGGTCCGGATCACAACTTCCCCAATGATCACCGAGGCGAGGCCAATCACGATCATGCCGATCCCCATCCCCACATCGGCAAAGCCCTGATACTGACAGGTTAAGGCCCCGGAAAGGGCGACGAGGCCGTTGGCCAGGCCCAAACCGAGGATTTTGATGTGGTTGGTGTTCCCGCCCAAGCTCTCAATCATGACCGGGCTGTCGCCGGTGGCGCGAAGGGCCATTCCGATCTCGGTATAAAGGAAATAATCAAGGAGAAATTTGACCAGAAAGACGAGGAGAGTAAAAACGGTTAAGGCCAGATAACGGTCGGGAAAGCCCCAGTCTTTGATCACCGTGAGAATGGTCGTCTCCCGTAACAAGGGGATATTGGCGCGCCCCATAATCCGGAGGTTTATGGAATAGAGGGAAGTCATGGTCAAAATCCCGGCGAGGAGACCGGCAATCTTGAGTTTGGTGTTGATGACTCCGGTGATTATACCCGCCACCACCCCGGCGAACATCGCAATGCCGGTGGCGAGGAAAGGGTTCGTTCCGTTAATGATCAAAGCCGCGCTGACCGCCGCCCCCAACGGAAAACTGCCTTCCACTGTTAGATCGGGAAAATCCAAAACCCGAAAGGGCAGGTAAACACCCAACGCCAGCAGGCCAAAGACAAGTCCCTGTTCAACTGTACCCTGGAGAATATTTAGCCACATGATTCGTCACTCCATTTAAAGATTGAATTAGCCCGGATTCTAGCGGCGTCTTAACGACGATCTTGGAAACGTTGCCCTATTGATTCCGAATAAGGGTGGCTATCTCCCGCATGGCCGCAGAGAGGTTGATCCCCAAAGCCCGTGCCACGTCTTCATTGATCACCAGTTCGGTCTTTTTCTGGCTCTCGACGGGCATGGTTTGCGGTTTGGCGCCTTCTTCAATAATGCGGAGCGCCATCTCCGCCGTCTGGCGGCCAAGCCGGTAGTAATTAACCCCCACGGTGGCCAGGGCGCCCTGGGATACCAGGTTTGCTTCCCCGGCGATGATCGGAAGTTTATTCTCCTCGGCAACCTTGACCACGGAAGAAAAAGCGGAGACTACGGTATTATCGGTGGGGACGTAAATAAGGTCTACCCGGCCGATGAAGGACTGGGCGGCTTGCAAAACGCCGGCGCTGGTGTCGACTGTGGCTTCCACCACGGTCAGGCCCAATTCCGCGGTGATATCTTTTGCCATCTTGACTTGGGTGACGGAGTTCGTTTCCCCGGCGTTGTAAATGATCCCAACCCGTTTCGCTTGGGGTACCAACTCTTGAGCCAATTTGAACTGTGCTTCCATCGGCTGCAGATCATTGGTCCCGGTGACATTGGTTCCCGGCCGTTCGGCGCTTTCCACCAAGCCGGCGGCGACCGGGTCGGTTACAGCAGTGAACAAAATGGGCTTATCTTTGATCAGATTCGCCACGGCCTGGGCGGTGGGGGTGGCAATGGCCAAGATCAGGTCGAGATTGGCGTTCTTGAATTTCTGGGCGATGGTATTGGCGGTGGCCATATCACCCTGGGCATTCTGGATTTCGTAGGTTATGTTTTCTCCTTCCACATACCCGCGTTCGGTCAGCAGATCGATAAATCCTTGCCGGGCGGAATCGAGCGCCGGGTGCTCCACAATCTGGACAATCCCGATTTTCAGGGTATCCGTTTTCAGGGTATCCGTTGCCGGTTGGCGGAGGAAAAAGAACACCCCCACGCTTACCAAAAGGATAACGACTAACAACAAAACTCCTTTTTTCTTCAAGGCGTTCACTCTCCTTTTTCCTTGGCTCCTGGCGGAAAAAAGAAAAGCGCTCCGGTAGGAGCGCATGTTTCCAATGAAACAGAGAAACAGAACAGATAACCCCTTCTCACATCACGAGCGGTGGTTATCATCTGCCTCTTCTTTTCTTATTTCCTACCATTCTACCAAACTACTTGTTATAAGTTAAATTAATTATATAGCAGATGCCGCCAAAAGTCAAGAAATAAGCTATTTTCGTAGGTGTCAGGAAGACTGGAAAGTTGATTTATAGGTTATAACCGTTTAAAGGTTGGGAAAGAAAAAACGTAATATTATTTTCACATCCCGGCCGATCATTACGGGGAACAAATGTTATTATAGAAGGGTCCCGGCAGACTGTTTGCGTTGTAAAGAATTGGAGGTGTTTCTCTGTGCTCCATCCGGCGCTGAAGGATTTTCATCCCCTTGTTGCCCAGTGGTTTACGGAGACCTTCGGCACCCCGACGCCGCCCCAGGCGGAAGGGTGGCCGCGGATCGCCGCCGGGGAAAATGTGCTTCTCCTGGCGCCGACCGGTTCCGGAAAAACGCTGGCGGCTTTTTTAAAAGCCATCGACGGGCTTTACCGCGAGATGGAGCAAGAAGCAACGACGCTGAAGCTCGGGTCGGCAAAGAACCACGGGGTGAAGATTTTGTATATCTCCCCGTTAAAAGCCTTGAACAATGACATCTACCGCAATCTGGAACGGCCATTGAAGGGAATCCGGGCATACGGCGCGCAACGGGGGCTGATGCTTCCGGAGATCACCAGAGCGGTCCGGAGCGGGGATACCCCCGGGCCAGAACGCCAACGGATGCTGCGCCGGCCGCCGCAGATCCTGATCACGACGCCCGAGTCGCTTTTTTTGATGTTATCCTCAAAGGCCCGGGAGATCTTAAGGACGGTCCGGTGCGTAATTGTGGACGAGATCCATACGCTTTTTACGGAAAAACGCGGCGCCCATCTGGCCCTCTCGCTGGAACGCCTGGAAAGTCTGGTGGCGGAGACGGCCGGTCCGGGGGAGCGGCTCCAGCGGATCGGTTTGTCCGCCACCATCCGTCCGCTCGAAGAAGTGGCCGCCTTTCTTGGCGGGTATGAGCCGGAACCGGTGCGCGGGGAGCGCCGGCCGCGGCCGGTGACCATTGTGGACACCGGCCAACGGAAAGAGCTGGATCTTGAGATTATCCTTCCCGTTCCCAACCTGCGGGAATTGCCGGAGAAAACCGTCTGGCCATCGATCTACCAACAAGTGGACGCTCTGGTCCGCCAGCACCGGTCGACGCTGGTTTTCGTCAACAACCGGCGGCTGGCCGAACGGGTGACCGCCAATCTCAACAAGATCGCCGGGGAGGAGGTTGCCCGGACCCACCATGGCAGTTTGTCGAAGGAGATCCGGCTGGAAGTGGAGAGAAAACTGAAGGCGGGTGAGCTTAAGTGCGTGGTGGCCACCGCCTCCTTGGAGCTGGGGATCGATGTGGGGGAGGTTGATCTGGTGATCCAACTGGAGTCCCCCAAGGAGGTCGCCCGTGGCCTGCAGCGGGTAGGCCGGGCCGGCCACGTCGTTAATCTGCCCAGCAAAGGACGGATCATCCCCAAAAACCGGGCGGACCTTCTGGAAGCCGTAGCCTTGCTCCAGGAGATGAAAGCAGGCCGGGTCGAGCCGATGAAAGCCCCCAAAAACTGCCTGGACATTCTGGCCCAGCAACTGGTGGCGATG belongs to Capillibacterium thermochitinicola and includes:
- the ybaK gene encoding Cys-tRNA(Pro) deacylase, which encodes MGDKAKYPVTPAIRFLRAAKVSYTEHLYRYEDRGGTEVAARELGIPEHATIKTLIMEDEKKKPLIILMHGDLEVSTKELARLLGVKTIQPCTPETANKHSGYLVGGTSPFGIRHRMPVYMEATILDLPRIYINGGKRGFLVEMDPQDLVKLLNPQLVKVGIKKH
- a CDS encoding ABC transporter ATP-binding protein, coding for MLRLTNLHKIFNYGKVNENYALKDINLEVPKGDFITIIGSNGAGKSTLLNLIAGTLFPDAGTVEINGEDVTHWPVYKRASLVGRVFQDPLQGTAAEMTIEENLSLAVKRGQRRSLRPGLDKNRRAEFKRLLSLLELGLENRLDCPVKLLSGGQRQALTLLMATMGHPRLLLLDEYTAALDPSTAQQIMAITDRIVAEYQLTVLMVTHDMKQALAMGKRTIMMDRGEIILDLKGKEREKLTVNDLLAKFAAKSGRELTDDRILLHG
- a CDS encoding ABC transporter permease; translated protein: MWLNILQGTVEQGLVFGLLALGVYLPFRVLDFPDLTVEGSFPLGAAVSAALIINGTNPFLATGIAMFAGVVAGIITGVINTKLKIAGLLAGILTMTSLYSINLRIMGRANIPLLRETTILTVIKDWGFPDRYLALTVFTLLVFLVKFLLDYFLYTEIGMALRATGDSPVMIESLGGNTNHIKILGLGLANGLVALSGALTCQYQGFADVGMGIGMIVIGLASVIIGEVVIRTSKIIYATFGVIVGSVIYRLAITVALQLGFAPTDLKIVTALLVILALGAPTLRHFMIQDEFAERLMERGVSDAQTN
- a CDS encoding ABC transporter substrate-binding protein, whose protein sequence is MNALKKKGVLLLVVILLVSVGVFFFLRQPATDTLKTDTLKIGIVQIVEHPALDSARQGFIDLLTERGYVEGENITYEIQNAQGDMATANTIAQKFKNANLDLILAIATPTAQAVANLIKDKPILFTAVTDPVAAGLVESAERPGTNVTGTNDLQPMEAQFKLAQELVPQAKRVGIIYNAGETNSVTQVKMAKDITAELGLTVVEATVDTSAGVLQAAQSFIGRVDLIYVPTDNTVVSAFSSVVKVAEENKLPIIAGEANLVSQGALATVGVNYYRLGRQTAEMALRIIEEGAKPQTMPVESQKKTELVINEDVARALGINLSAAMREIATLIRNQ